DNA sequence from the Prosthecobacter sp. SYSU 5D2 genome:
CGGAAGAGAGCATCTGGAATTTGGATTTCCGTTTTCACCTCGATGATAATTCGCTCAACTTCTGGTGGGTTGTCAATTTGGATCTGCTAGTCAGGAGGCCACACTGCCATAGCCAGTGTGCCAAGCGTATGAAAGTCGAGTTAGTGATGCCTCGCCGTACCAGGATTTTTTCGCAGGCGACTAGCCAGACCACCTCCGAAAATTCTGATTTTCTCAATAAAAGCGTTAGCTACCATCCGATAATCTTGAAAGGTAATGTAAGCCAAGATCTAATATCCTTGACATAAAAAAGGCAGCTAATATAAGCGTAGTATGGCTAAACCAAGAACCAACCTGCCAGGTTATTTTGAAGAAATAAGTAGGCGATTGCAAATGCAGGCTGACATCTTAACATGTGTTGTGACCCATCGTGGTCTTATGGGCGATAATGATCACCAATCTTTCGCCGAACTACTCCGTCAGAATTTACCAGCGCGTTATGGTGTAGATACGGGATTCGTTGTGAACTCGGAGAGCGACCGTAGTGAACATGCACAATCCATTAGCTCCCAATGCGATATTCTTATTCTGGATATTTTAAATAATGCTCCGTTATGCACACAATCGGCCTTTCGTGTCTGTCCAATAGAAATGGTTCTTGGAGTCATCGAGTTCACAAGGTTATTAAGCGCAAGAAAATTGAAAGAGGATATTCAAAAGTTAGTCAGAGTGAGAAAGCTTGCCGACACGGGCAAGAAGCATTATATGCGTGATGAAGAAGGAGCTGGCTCTTTAAGACCAAGAGCTTATATTGTTGCAATTGACTCTGAAATATCATCCTCTGAGCTCATCAAGCAAGTGGATAAAATTGATGATAATCATCGCCTGAATGCTATTTTGATAATAAAGAAAAATGAGTTATATGTGCGGAAAATACTTTCAAGCGAATGGGTGCGATTCGAGACACATGCACTCTTCCGTTTTTTTGCTGTTTTATCTTCCCACATGAACAGCTTCCCCGTGGGACCAGCAGATCTTGCGAAATATCTCCCTTCATTAGAGGATTTTATGGAACCACCTCTGCCTCCAGCGACTCCATCTCCTTGGTAAAAAAGCGAAAATGATAATACGCTATGCTTGGTATTTATGTGCCATAGTTTGCCGAACGTAATGTCTTGAGATCTCCCATAACAATAGTTGGAATTAACTAAAATGAGTGAAGATGACTTCAGCCTCCTATACAATACCCTTGAACTTGCTAGACGAAAAGTTAGCAAAGACCTATCACAGATCGAGCATGCCATGGGGCCTGGGACGATTGTCGAAACCTGCGTCACAGTTTTAATGCCCTACACGGATTATTTAGACCAACTGACACTTGCATGGGAGGCCCAGCAGGTTACAGAATCAAACCTTGCCTTACTTGAGAATACCCTTGCACGAGAGGTTGCTCAAACCTGCCTTACATGTCTTACCAAACTTCGTGGTATATACGGCCAACCGTTCGGCATATGGGCTCGTCTCAATGGTGTTTCGAAGGCAGTGGCACTGAATTCGGCTTTTTATTTGATTGATGAACTTTTGTCAATTCGGTGTCGGGGTCGAGTGGAGTTTCAGCACTGTCTAAAATCCCACCTCAAAGCAAGTAGATATGATGTTGGTAACGCTTTGATCAATATGCATGTTCACCTATCCGGTGAGATAACTGAGGAGTGGATTTTGGCATGCTTCAAGGAACTGTTGGACGAGTCCTCTCCCTTTTCGTAAAGAAACCATGCGGGAGGTATTATTTAAATGGTTACGGCCGCAAGGATGCCGTCGTTTGTGGCAAAGTTTACGTGCATCCTGCTCTTATGTTGAGGCCCCGTGCCGGACGGCCTCACTCCTTGGCTGGGAATATGAGGGCGGGAAAGTCCTGGTTCTGATGAGGGTAATCAGCTTCCATGGCTGGCGGGGTGCGTCATGAGGGCATCGAAGAATTTGCGGGTGAGCGCGGTGCCAAATTTGCTGGCTGCGCTCTGACGAAGTGCGGAGAAAGGCGAAAAAAAATCCTTCCATCATCCATGCAAAATCGTGATGGCCCTGCATTCTGAAATCAATTTATTTATGGACGACCATGTTTGAATTGGGTCACTGAAACTTGCAACCAAGCTCGCGGAGCATGTCAAAAGTGTTACAGTAAGCGACTCCAAACTCCTTGCAGACATCAGGCATTTGTACTTTGGCCCTGGCTTCAGGCCGGGACACTTCGTGAGTCACAAGGCAGAACCCTTCTTTTTTGGCCGTGGCAATGAGCCAACCGTCCGCATCGCTGGCAAATTTGGCTTGGGCACCGGAGGTAAAACCCCTGGCCACCACCCAGCTCATAAGAGGCCCATATTCCGTTGCGATTTCGGCGGATGAATCATCCAGGAAGAACCCGTCTGGCAGCGTGATTTTGAGCCAGTCAGCCAGCAGATCCTTGCCCTTCAGTAATTCATCCCTGACCCGGACCGTGCTGCATAACCGCCCGGCAGCATGGCCATCGGAGATGGACTGCCAGAAGCCAGGGCATAAGTCGAATGCATAGTAGGACCGGTGTGCGGTGATCAGCACATTCGTATCGAGCAGGAATTTTCGGCTTTCGTTGGTCATATCGTAAAACCCAGCTCCTTCCCAAAGCGGTCATAGCTGCTGCCGCTCAGTCCGGTGAGCTGATAGGCTTCCCTGTATTGCAGGCGCCCTTCCCGTGCCGCACCATAGACAGCAGCTGGAAATCGGTATCCAAGACGGCTCCCTAATGTCAGGTAAAAGTTACCCCCGCCAGCTCCCTGGTTTCTGCGTTCAGCTGCTGCTTCCTGATAGCTGTTGTAGAAGGAAAAATAGGCCTCGCGGGTAATGAGCTTCAAGTCCAGCAAGCGCCTTGCGACGACCACCGGACTCACCTTGAAAAAGCGCGCTAGCCGCTCAAAAGGTTTGGGGTTATTCTTCACTTCCTTCCAAGCGGTTTGCATCTCGTGAGCAGGCACCAGGAACTCGGCAGCCACCTGGTTGCAGAAGATCTCCACCGCGTTGTCAGAGGGGATAAGTTCCTGGAAATCGGAGACCCCGCCTTTTCCCAGCCACAGGTGCGCCAGCTCATGCACGAGAGTGAACATC
Encoded proteins:
- a CDS encoding DUF6602 domain-containing protein, whose product is MAKPRTNLPGYFEEISRRLQMQADILTCVVTHRGLMGDNDHQSFAELLRQNLPARYGVDTGFVVNSESDRSEHAQSISSQCDILILDILNNAPLCTQSAFRVCPIEMVLGVIEFTRLLSARKLKEDIQKLVRVRKLADTGKKHYMRDEEGAGSLRPRAYIVAIDSEISSSELIKQVDKIDDNHRLNAILIIKKNELYVRKILSSEWVRFETHALFRFFAVLSSHMNSFPVGPADLAKYLPSLEDFMEPPLPPATPSPW
- a CDS encoding DUF4411 family protein; its protein translation is MTNESRKFLLDTNVLITAHRSYYAFDLCPGFWQSISDGHAAGRLCSTVRVRDELLKGKDLLADWLKITLPDGFFLDDSSAEIATEYGPLMSWVVARGFTSGAQAKFASDADGWLIATAKKEGFCLVTHEVSRPEARAKVQMPDVCKEFGVAYCNTFDMLRELGCKFQ